The Hordeum vulgare subsp. vulgare chromosome 7H, MorexV3_pseudomolecules_assembly, whole genome shotgun sequence DNA window attggcggctctcgggaCAAGAACTCGGAGGTGGACGGCCTTCTGGTTGGTGGCGACAGCGGTGAGCGACGGCGGTGCTGTCCGCAACGACGACAGTGTTTCTTTATCATCATTTTCATTGCAATTTTTTCCTGCAACATCATCTGTGTTGCAAGAATTTTATAATAAACATCGGCGGTGTTGTCAGCAACGGCGGCGGTGCTGGTCGAAGGTGTGGAGCTCTTCGGCCACGACATGAAGGCAGGGACGAAAGTCGCCAATTCTTTTTTGCATCTTCCTCTCCGTTAAGATTTTTTGTAACATCAATCATGTTGCAAAACATTTCTTCCGTAACATTGTACGAAGGTGAAGACAAGAAAAATTCTGCAACATTACcattgttgcaaaaaaaaaatctgcGACAAGACCTTCGTTGCAAAAGTTTTCTGCAACAAGACATGTGTTGCGAAGATTTCTGCAACGAGCCTTGTGTTACAAGAATTCTGCAATGACAACTTTGTTGCAGTGGTGAAAGGTGCCGCTCTGTCGCACGATAGCAACAGTCAAAGCAGTTGTTTCTGCAACGCGGACGTTGTTTCAATAATTAATGGTTGCGTGTTTGCAAAGCAGTTGTTTGTGCAACACggacgttgtttcaggaattgatGAACGGGGAGGTGACAAGCGGGGCGTGCGAGGTGATCAATCAGACATTTGCCCGCGCGTAGATCCAACGACCATCAAGGTAACAGACGTATAACGCACGATCGACCGATGAACGCGTAGCAGTCTCCATAATAATTCTTGAAATAAGATGGATCAAAGACAACTAAGTATTTCACTAAACTAGCCACCAAACTAGCTCATCTAAAGATGTGTCGTAATGTTTTTATCAGGCCGTATGTAAAAGTGGTCGTGTCCAACCAAGAAATCTGATTTCCATCACCTTGAAAAACTAGTCGAGGAAAATAGACATAAAGATTTGCACTTTTAAACAAAGACAATTTTGAGATACGATCACTTCATTAGGATGGTTGTAACGGATAGTATCatgtactagtatcatgcatatgatactagtctatGATACCATATTCGTAATgcgtagtatcatatgttaggggATGTTTGTTTCCACGGACTTTGGGTgtagggacttaaaaaagtctcttttagtcccatgtaaaacaaacatgagggacttttagAGACTAAAAAGGGGTattttgggactaaaggaagaagtctctATGAAAGagtctttttgggacttttttgacactttttccaataatgtccctacttttagcatgtcattttatAACTTCTAGTACGTTATTAGGAATAACATGGTATTTcttatgtcatttaatgacctctagtccctgttTAGTCCATGAAAACAAACGGGGTAGGGACTAGAAACTATTTAATTGGGTCTAAAAAAGTCCCGTGACTTCTGAGAGTGTGCTTGGATCCAACGGACTTATTTTATtctgactaaaaatagtctctttaagagactaaagtttcaagaacccatgactaaagagaggctaaaattaATTTTGAGACTAAATTTTTTTAGTCAGGGGTATCCCTACAAAAATATGGATTAGTCCTCCCTCTCCTTATTTAACTTCTCTACTTTAACACTGACGAGTTATGGATTGAAGGTTTTGGGGAATAATAAATGcttattaacttgattttagtctatttagtatttggatccaaacatgagtgaggctagcaaattttagtcccactacttttagtcatgggactataacgtatcaagcaccctttgaaacaaacagggccttcaTAGGACATATAGTagtacatcatttaatatgatagggtagttcatttattgtcatgcaggACACATAGTagtacatcatttaatatgatacggtatcatgatactaTAATACTCAATCAtttcttttttcatttaattttatGTCACTTCATCGAAATTGCCTAGTTGACATGTATAATACTACCTACAATACTACCATTACGAGCATTATAGTTATAGATTTTTTTTTATGAATGGATTGAAGTCATAAATTCAGCACCACATCTactttactactccctccgtttcaaaatataagaccttttagtgaTTTCACTAGGAgaatacatacggaacaaaatgagtaaAATCTATATACtttaaatatgtctatatacatccgtatgtagtttatagtacaatctttaaaaggtcttatatttagaaacggaggaagtacttgCTACAGCGAAATTAAAAGCCCCATAAAACCACGCCGAAAACTGAAGTGAAACCAGGCCGAAAGGCACCAATAACGGAACGGGTTTAATCGCCCCCAAAACCACCGCGACCCGTCCGTACATCCGCCCGCGCCCCTCCGCCTGGCACGAACCACGCTGCGGTTTAAGTCGGGCAGGGCAGGTGGCGAGCGCCATTGCCATCCGCCGCTCTCCGCCCCGTCCCGAGCAAAACCCGCGCCCCTCCGCCTCGTGCTCCCCCTTCCCCTCCGCCCGGCGCCCGTTTTACCGCGGCGGCCAGCCCAGCCCAGCATCGTCGGCTCCAGTGCTCCACTCCACACGCAAACGCCTCCCAGGGGGCGACGGAAAAGCCGCCGCGGCCCCCATCAGGGCTGAAACGGAACCTCGCTGCGGCGCCAAGCAAAGCGCGACGACACGGGGCGGGGCCGGGGCTTTTGGGGAGTAGGCGGATGAGATGGCGCTGCGGCGCAAGGGGAGGTCGGCGGGGCGGCGGGCGGCTGTGTGGTGGTGGCTGCTCTCCCTCGCCGGGGCCGGCGCCGCCGTCACCGCCGCGGCCGCGCTGCTCGCCGTCGCGCTCCACGTCTCCTCGTCCGCCTCCGCCGGCTCGCCCTACCGCCTGGCCAAGGTACGCGCGGCTTCGAGACCCTCCCTCTCAGATTGAACTCTCTGGGGCGTGCTAACGGGTCGCCGTCTCGATGCCGCAGCAGCCGCGGGAGGCCGAGGAGCTGCGCTGGGAGCAGGAGTTCGCGCCGCCGCAGCTCGCCTCGCCGCACGCGCGTAAGGTGATTCCCCCGCCGTGCGCCGCCGATGGCGCGCCTCTTGCCGTTATGATTTTATCCTGTTACTACATGGGAGCCCGTGACATTGGGGATTAATCTCTAGATTTGACAGCTGGACGGCGCGGCCGAGGACGCGCCGGAGAAGAGGCTGTGGCTGCCGGCCCCGTCGCGCCGGTTCGTGCCCTGCGTCTCGCCGTCGCTCGAGTACAGACGTACGCGCATTGGCACCTCACCTAGCAGCAGTATCCCGCCGGTTCCGGCGCACATTCTCGTAGGCCGTTCTGATCTCGATAGGCTCGTTTTTCAGGTCCGGATGCATCCAGGGGGTACCTGCTCGTACACACCAATGGCGGGCTCAACCAGATGCGCGCCGGGGTGAGTCATTGGTTCGTCCTGGTAAAAAATTCCCTAGTTGCCGTGGCATACGAATGATGGTCTTATCTGCATTAGATATGTTTGACTTACGTGCTGGGAAGCTGGAAACTAGCGTGCGTGCATGTGGGGTGTTCGATCAGAGTTGACGGTTTTGTAGCATCCCACCATCAGTTTTTGTGGGCAATGCTGTAATCAATGCGTACTGGTGGTTCTGGTGTAGTGTAGACACCCCCGACTTGTGTGGGCAGTGTTTTGGTGTTTCATTCCCATCTAGAGATATGCCTTCATAAGCTTGAAATGGTGGCTGTGAAACTAAACTGTTTGCTTTTCAAGTCGTTATTGCCCAACCGAGTTATCGGTGGAAGAGACATGAATGGCTCAACTTCACTCAGGATAAAGTGAGTATGATTGGTGGGTGCATGCTGTCTCTCTACTCTTCTGAATTTCTTGTCCTAGTGTGTCATTGAGTGTCACAGTCATTTTTGTTTGTCATGATAAACGTAGATTACTTGAATGTGCTATTGTCATATTTGTGCCATCACTTCAGTCACTATCTTGTACATTTCATTTATGGCAACCAAGACAGCTGTATGTACTTGATAAAAAGAGCGCTTGATTTGTTAGGTTATACCAAAAGTGAATACGTTCTCTTTGAGCATACATCCCTTCAGAGAACTAACAACAACTCCTGCAAGTCCTTTTGAGTTTGATGAGTTAACAGAATGTGCTGGTTTTGTTTGGGTCAGGATCCTCTGTTGTAGTACTTCAGAGGATCTCAACCCGATTTGTTTAGGCCGGGTCTTTTTGCAAGTTGGGTGTTTTTCCTATTCTTAGGAATGTCTTAACAAAAGCGTGATGTGACTTGACAATGATAGGAAAGAtgaaacatattttcattgtTTCGTCTTCTATCTTGTGTATACATGTCCCTGTTTACCAATCAATCATAATCATGGGAAGCTTCACTTTAAAATTAAATGCAAGCTTCCACAACTTTCAATTTTTCACTGATTTGTTCTTATTATTATGCCAGATCAGTGATATGGTCGCAGTTGCACGTATACTCAAGGCTACACTTATAATCCCAGAACTTGATAAGAAATCGTTTTGGCTCGACAAAAGGTGAACACCGCACGGTTGTTTTTGCTCTGGGCCCTTCCCTTAACTGATCGAAACTGACAGAACCATTTCTCTTTTCTCAACACAGCAACTTTTCAGATGTCTTCGATGAAGACCACTTTATACGTTATTTGGCAAACGATGTGAAAGTTGAGAAAAAGTTGCCAAAGGAATTGGTGAAAGCACCAAAATCTGTTAGGTACTTCAAGAGTTGGTCTGGAGTAGATTATTATCAGGATGAGATTTCTCCACTATGGGAGCACCGTCAGGTTTGGATTCTACAGTTACTGCCCTTTTGCGGCAGCATACTAATCAATCGTAAGCAGTGGTTAGTGGATGCAATTATTTGGAACTGTTATTCTGATCAAAGTTTTGCATCAGGTTATTCGAGCTGCTAAATCAGATTCACGCCTTGCAAACAACTTCCTCCCTCCTGATATTCAAAAGCTTCGGTGCCGGACCTTTTTCCAGGCACTTAGATTTGCTCCACCAATTGAAGCTTTAGGCCATGTAAATCCTTCTCTAAAGTCCATCGCGAGAAAGAGAAAAATATACTAGCATTATAGTTCAAACTTCTAAGATACAGTATAAATGTATTGACAAATAATATCAACCAATTTGCAGCTATTGGTGGAGAGGATGAAAGCATTTGGACCATACATTGCTTTGCATTTACGCTATGAGAAGGATATGCTTGCTTTTAGTGGGTGTACGTATGGTCTGTCAGAGACCGAATCAGAGGAGCTTGCAATGATCAGGCAGGGCCTTTAAAATAGATGTGTTAGTCATTGCACTATCTGTACCTTCTTGGGTTTAGAACTCTATTGTATTATGTGACTTACTTCTTCACCTATTTTTACAGaggaaacacaacctactggaaggTGAAAGACattgatccattagaacaaaGATCACATGGTCATTGTCCCCTGACGCCAAAGGAAGTCGGAATGTTTCTTTCTGCCCTAGGATATCCATCAAGCACTCCAGTTTACATAGCTGCAGGGGAGATATATGGAGGTGAATCTCATATGGTCGATTTGCAATCCCGATTCCCaattctgatgaacaaggtatgaaCACTGCCATTTTGTTTTTTCTAGTGTTCTATAACATGACTTTTGTTCGGTCAGCATAGTGCGTCTTCTTCATTTGCAGGAGAAACTGGCCTCAGCTGAAGAACTGCGACCGTTCAGCCAATACGCTTCTCAAATGGCAGCTTTGGATTACATCGTTTCAGTGGAAAGTGATGTATTTATCCCATCACATTCCGGGAACATGGCGCGGGCTGTTGCCGGTCATCGGCGTTTTCATGGCCACAGGAAAACAATCAGTCCTGACAGGTGAAACCACAACGAGCGCTTGCCTACAAATATGCGTCGACTCTGCCCTTCTCGCTCTCATCATTTGCTTTCTGTATTCAGGAAAGCATTAGTTCATTTGTTTGATAAAGTTGATAGTGGATTACTCGATGAAGGCGAAAGGCTATCACAAAAGATAATAGAGATGCACCAAAAGAGGTACTGAACTGGGCATGAAAGCTAAAAGACCTTGGCTCTGTATTTAACTGTCTATGTTTCTTATGCTGTTCTTCATCTGTCTTCAGACAAGGTTCTCCTCGGAAACGGAAAGGTCCCGTATCAGGAACAAGGGGCAGCGACAGGTTTCGGTCAGAGGAGGCATTTTATGAGAACCCTCTTCCTGATTGCTTGTGTCAATCAAATGATGATACTATCGTTAACATTTAATCACGGCCATGGAGTTAACCGGTCTTCGCCGCCCCTGCCCCTCTGGCCACCATTCCCAGGTACATAGAGCAAAGGGAGGTGCATACTGATAAAGTTCAACAGTATTAGAGCTTCTGCTTAGCTGACATTACGGTCCAACGATTCGTTGGCACAGACGGCCCAGCTCTCTCTTCCAAAGAACAAGTGCTTGCCAAATGTATCAATGAATCAAAGATATTCGGAGCGGCTGTACAGCGGTTTAGATGTAACTGCAGCTTGTAAGCTTGGGTAGTATAATTATTaccttgtactccctctgtacatAAATACTTGTAGTTGAGGAGAACTAGTCTAattctccccaactacaagtatttaggtacagagggagtaagtAGGACTAATAAAGAGCAGAGGATAGTTTCTGTTGAAACATCTCAACTCTAGTAGTAGCTCCCACTGGGGATAGTTTCTGTTGAACTTGACACATCACGATATCAGCATGAGGATGAGGATGTTCAGAACACGGCTGTGCAGGGCTTTAGATGTAGCTGCATTTGTAAGCCTGGTAGTCATTAGTTGCCTCTTGTGTAAGTGAAACCAATACAAATACAAATATAATAAGAGGAATGGGTGAAACATGCCGAATTCCTAGCTGGGTATTTCTGAATGAAAGTTGGAGCTTGGAGGAACCATAGAGCAGTGCGCTGGAAAACATTGCACTAGCATTGAATTTCTGATTTCGTTGTATAATTCCATCTATGTAGAGTGCACACGGAATATGCTAAATTTCTTGTGTGTCTTATCATTTACAATCACGTTCTGTTTGTCACCATGAAAATCACCAAGCAGCTGATAAACAAACGCCCATCTCATATGGCTGTTCACACTACACAAGTAAAACAGAGGATAGACGCAGAAATTTCTGTGAGCAACAACCATTAATTAGCAACTCTCGTTCACCACTAACTCGGTTCATCACGTCAAGCTTGAGGTAATCAACGAGTTCATGGCCAATTTCACCATCAAATAAGTTCAGCATGTCATGTGCAAGCTTGAGGTAATCAACGAGTTCATGGCCAATTTCACCATCAAATAAGTTCAGCATGTCATGTGCAAGCTTGAGGTAATCAACAAGTTCATGGCCAATTTCACCATCAAATAAGTTCATCGTGTCATGTGCAAGCTTGAGGTAATCAACAAAGTTCATGACCATCCCTAAAAAAAGTTGATCACCAATTTCACCACCAAAATCACTTCATCACATCAAACACGAGGAAATcaacaaattttcaagaccaaATTCACCACCAAGTAGTTCATCATACATTCATACGCCAaacttgggaaattgacagagttCGCGACCAAATTCATCACCAGACCAGTCGATCAGAAACGACGATCCAAGACGATCAACCAAGCAAAACAGGGCAGAAAGACACCCAACGTCACCGCATCAAGAAGGCGTCTCTCACACCCTCGCGCCGGCCATCCTCCATGACTCATCAAGCAGCACGAATCGTAAAGCAGTGGCCTCCCGATCTTTCTGGAAGGCTCGAGGCCCCATCCGATCTCCCTGGAACCTTCTAAACCCACTTGACCATCCCCTCTCCCAAGAAATCTCTCCCGCTCCTCCCTTACAAAACCCCCTCCATTTCGCACCCCGTCTCGCTCACCACAGGAATCCAAAGTCATcacagcagagagagagagagagagagaagagaaagaagagagagaaagagaaaagggagaagacagagagaagagagagagaccaTGGCTTCCGCCGTCGCTTGCAAGGGTGCCGCGCCGGCCAGCCTCCTCAAGTCCGGCGCTCCCGTGGCCTTCTGCCCCCACAACACCACCGCCGTCATCGCCGACCGCCGCCCGTACAACACCCTGGTCAAGGAGGCCATCCGCTACGACGACGACCACAGCGGCCGCGACCTCGT harbors:
- the LOC123410579 gene encoding O-fucosyltransferase 7-like isoform X1, yielding MALRRKGRSAGRRAAVWWWLLSLAGAGAAVTAAAALLAVALHVSSSASAGSPYRLAKQPREAEELRWEQEFAPPQLASPHARKLDGAAEDAPEKRLWLPAPSRRFVPCVSPSLEYRRPDASRGYLLVHTNGGLNQMRAGISDMVAVARILKATLIIPELDKKSFWLDKSNFSDVFDEDHFIRYLANDVKVEKKLPKELVKAPKSVRYFKSWSGVDYYQDEISPLWEHRQVIRAAKSDSRLANNFLPPDIQKLRCRTFFQALRFAPPIEALGHLLVERMKAFGPYIALHLRYEKDMLAFSGCTYGLSETESEELAMIRGNTTYWKVKDIDPLEQRSHGHCPLTPKEVGMFLSALGYPSSTPVYIAAGEIYGGESHMVDLQSRFPILMNKEKLASAEELRPFSQYASQMAALDYIVSVESDVFIPSHSGNMARAVAGHRRFHGHRKTISPDRKALVHLFDKVDSGLLDEGERLSQKIIEMHQKRQGSPRKRKGPVSGTRGSDRFRSEEAFYENPLPDCLCQSNDDTIVNI
- the LOC123410579 gene encoding O-fucosyltransferase 7-like isoform X2 codes for the protein MALRRKGRSAGRRAAVWWWLLSLAGAGAAVTAAAALLAVALHVSSSASAGSPYRLAKPREAEELRWEQEFAPPQLASPHARKLDGAAEDAPEKRLWLPAPSRRFVPCVSPSLEYRRPDASRGYLLVHTNGGLNQMRAGISDMVAVARILKATLIIPELDKKSFWLDKSNFSDVFDEDHFIRYLANDVKVEKKLPKELVKAPKSVRYFKSWSGVDYYQDEISPLWEHRQVIRAAKSDSRLANNFLPPDIQKLRCRTFFQALRFAPPIEALGHLLVERMKAFGPYIALHLRYEKDMLAFSGCTYGLSETESEELAMIRGNTTYWKVKDIDPLEQRSHGHCPLTPKEVGMFLSALGYPSSTPVYIAAGEIYGGESHMVDLQSRFPILMNKEKLASAEELRPFSQYASQMAALDYIVSVESDVFIPSHSGNMARAVAGHRRFHGHRKTISPDRKALVHLFDKVDSGLLDEGERLSQKIIEMHQKRQGSPRKRKGPVSGTRGSDRFRSEEAFYENPLPDCLCQSNDDTIVNI